One window from the genome of Musa acuminata AAA Group cultivar baxijiao chromosome BXJ1-4, Cavendish_Baxijiao_AAA, whole genome shotgun sequence encodes:
- the LOC135651148 gene encoding cinnamoyl-CoA reductase 1-like yields MAPAFVHRDRNTICVMDASCSLGVSLVDRLLQRGYTVHAAAYNHGDSSGNLKRLSGENTRLKLFQADPFDYHSIVEAMKGCSGLFYTFEPPQDQFYDELMVEIEVRAAHNVLEACAQVETIERVVFTSSVTAVVWSENQEPVTDVDERGWSEPSFCRTFKLWHALAKTLAEKTAWAMAMDRGVDMVAVNAGLVTVPGISVTSPYLKGAQRMYEGGVLVTVDVGFLVDAHVAVYESPSAYGRYLCFSDAVSRPHDAVKLAQLLSPYDAGAPPCDELRVVQQRIQNKKLNKMMVEFDAGKHVDE; encoded by the exons ATGGCACCAGCCTTCGTTCACCGTGATCGGAATACCATCTGCGTCATGGACGCGTCATGTAGCCTCGGTGTCTCGCTCGTCGACAGGCTCCTACAAAGAGGATACACTGTTCATGCCGCTGCTTACAACCATG GTGACTCGAGTGGCAATCTGAAGAGGCTATCCGGCGAGAACACCCGGCTTAAGCTCTTTCAAGCGGACCCCTTCGACTACCACAGCATCGTGGAAGCCATGAAGGGTTGCTCGGGCCTGTTCTACACCTTTGAGCCTCCTCAGGATCAATTCTATGAT GAGCTCATGGTCGAAATCGAGGTGAGGGCAGCACACAACGTGCTGGAAGCATGTGCTCAAGTCGAAACCATCGAAAGGGTCGTCTTCACCTCATCGGTGACGGCCGTCGTTTGGTCGGAGAACCAAGAACCGGTGACGGACGTGGACGAGAGGGGATGGAGCGAACCCAGCTTCTGCAGAACGTTCAAG CTTTGGCACGCGCTGGCGAAGACGTTAGCGGAGAAGACGGCGTGGGCCATGGCGATGGACCGAGGCGTCGACATGGTCGCCGTCAACGCCGGGCTCGTAACGGTGCCAGGGATCTCCGTCACCAGCCCCTACCTGAAGGGCGCGCAGCGGATGTACGAGGGTGGCGTCTTGGTGACGGTGGACGTCGGCTTCCTAGTCGACGCCCACGTCGCCGTTTACGAGAGCCCGTCTGCTTACGGACGTTATCTCTGTTTCAGTGACGCCGTTTCTCGCCCACATGACGCCGTTAAGCTCGCCCAGTTGCTCTCTCCGTACGACGCCGGCGCTCCCCCATG TGATGAGTTGAGGGTTGTACAACAGCGGATCCAGAACAAGAAGCTTAacaagatgatggtggaatttgacgCGGGTAAACACGTGGACGAGTAG